One stretch of Amycolatopsis tolypomycina DNA includes these proteins:
- a CDS encoding GNAT family N-acetyltransferase, protein MTDEQWSRVHDRYRAAARRVAAGEGTGLLTDAKEAAELGPALYHDVDGVPARAVEASLGCGNPLAVVDIRPGDVVLDLGSGGGLDVLLSAKRAGPAGRAIGIDMTDEMLQLAREHAANAGVSNVEFRKGRIEDVPLPEASVDVVISNCVIALSPDKAAVFGEIARVLKPGGRVGIADVVVEEGAVASPCDEDCLAGAVTEARYAELLELAGLGDVSVTPSAGMEGGRRAVIVRARKPVAVRIVPMETRHAESVLRIYQDGLDTGDASFQTEAPSWDAWDEAHLAEHRLVAEDVDGRVVGWVAVTRVSSRPVYAGVVEHSVYVAADARGRGVGPALLRALVASTEAAGVWMIQSGIFPENKASLVAHERAGFRVLGTRERIGRHGDRWRDVVFIERRSAVAGLD, encoded by the coding sequence ATGACTGACGAGCAGTGGAGCAGGGTGCACGATCGCTACCGGGCAGCGGCGCGGCGGGTCGCGGCGGGGGAGGGGACCGGTCTGCTGACGGACGCCAAGGAAGCTGCTGAGCTCGGGCCGGCGCTGTATCACGACGTCGACGGCGTGCCGGCGCGTGCCGTCGAGGCCAGTCTCGGGTGCGGGAATCCGCTGGCGGTGGTGGACATCCGGCCGGGGGACGTCGTGCTGGACCTCGGTTCGGGTGGTGGCCTGGATGTGCTGCTGTCGGCGAAGCGTGCGGGGCCGGCGGGGCGGGCGATCGGGATCGACATGACCGACGAGATGCTGCAGCTCGCGCGTGAGCACGCCGCGAACGCGGGGGTGTCCAATGTGGAGTTCCGCAAAGGACGGATCGAGGACGTCCCGCTGCCGGAGGCGTCGGTCGACGTGGTGATCTCCAACTGCGTGATCGCGTTGTCGCCGGACAAGGCCGCGGTGTTCGGCGAGATCGCGCGGGTGTTGAAGCCCGGCGGCCGGGTGGGGATCGCCGACGTCGTCGTCGAGGAAGGGGCGGTCGCGTCGCCGTGCGACGAGGACTGCCTTGCCGGGGCGGTGACGGAAGCGCGGTACGCGGAGCTGCTCGAGCTCGCCGGGCTCGGCGACGTCAGTGTGACGCCGTCGGCAGGGATGGAAGGCGGGCGCCGGGCGGTGATCGTGCGGGCGAGGAAGCCGGTGGCGGTGCGGATCGTTCCGATGGAGACGCGCCACGCGGAGAGCGTGCTGAGGATCTACCAGGACGGGCTCGACACCGGTGACGCCAGTTTCCAGACCGAAGCGCCGTCGTGGGACGCATGGGATGAGGCCCACCTTGCCGAGCACCGGCTCGTCGCCGAGGACGTCGACGGGCGCGTCGTCGGCTGGGTCGCCGTCACCCGGGTTTCCTCGAGGCCGGTGTACGCCGGCGTTGTGGAGCACAGTGTCTACGTGGCCGCGGATGCGCGGGGCCGCGGTGTCGGGCCGGCGTTGTTGAGGGCTTTGGTCGCGTCGACGGAGGCGGCGGGCGTGTGGATGATCCAGAGCGGGATCTTCCCCGAGAACAAGGCGAGCCTCGTCGCGCACGAGCGAGCCGGGTTCCGTGTGCTGGGGACCCGCGAGCGGATCGGGCGCCACGGTGACCGGTGGCGCGACGTCGTGTTCATCGAACGCCGGAGTGCCGTCGCCGGCCTGGACTAG
- a CDS encoding GTP-binding protein has protein sequence MITFLAVSGFLGAGKTTTLIATAKHLEAQGRRVAIITNDQAADLVDTQLVRSSAARGAEVTGGCFCCRFDDLLTVARELVDRHGVDTLLAEAVGSCTDLQATVIRPLRAYYGDTFAAGRLVTVVEPQRLSALRTSLALDDAESDLSYLFGKQLQEADIIAVNKLDLLTGSAAASILDRVQSSHPSATVVGYSAATGRGVETLAEQWLGGHESPDRVIDIDYDRYANAEAALAWLNQSLVVGSAGGFDPAAWARALLGHLSATSAENSWLIGHAKAGVQTAEGLTKSSVTEAGAEPTIDAAAVTFTTLANVTINARVACAPEQLDIAVNSAVEHALAATGTVLAESSTSPAFQPGYPRPTHRLTANSH, from the coding sequence ATGATCACTTTTCTTGCCGTGAGCGGATTTCTGGGAGCCGGTAAGACGACGACGTTGATCGCCACGGCGAAACACCTTGAGGCGCAAGGCCGCCGCGTCGCGATCATCACCAACGACCAGGCCGCCGATCTGGTCGACACCCAGCTCGTCCGGTCCAGTGCGGCACGGGGTGCCGAGGTCACCGGCGGGTGCTTCTGTTGCCGCTTCGACGATCTGCTCACCGTCGCCCGGGAACTGGTCGACAGGCACGGCGTCGACACACTGCTGGCGGAGGCCGTCGGCAGCTGCACCGACCTGCAGGCAACGGTGATCCGTCCGTTGCGCGCCTACTACGGCGACACGTTCGCGGCCGGCCGGCTGGTCACCGTCGTCGAACCGCAGCGCCTGAGCGCGCTGCGCACGTCGCTCGCCCTCGACGACGCGGAGTCCGATCTGTCCTATCTCTTCGGCAAGCAGTTGCAGGAAGCCGACATCATCGCGGTGAACAAGCTCGACCTGCTGACCGGCAGCGCGGCGGCCTCGATCCTGGACCGGGTGCAGTCCTCGCACCCGTCGGCGACGGTCGTCGGCTACTCCGCGGCGACGGGCCGGGGGGTTGAAACGCTGGCCGAGCAGTGGCTCGGCGGCCACGAATCGCCGGACCGCGTCATCGACATCGACTACGACCGCTACGCCAACGCTGAAGCGGCACTCGCGTGGCTCAACCAGTCGCTCGTGGTCGGCTCCGCCGGCGGTTTCGATCCGGCTGCCTGGGCCAGAGCCCTGCTCGGCCACCTGTCGGCCACGTCCGCGGAGAACAGCTGGCTGATCGGGCACGCGAAGGCCGGCGTGCAGACCGCAGAAGGGCTGACGAAGTCGAGCGTGACCGAGGCCGGCGCCGAACCGACGATCGACGCCGCCGCCGTCACCTTCACGACGCTCGCGAACGTGACGATCAACGCCCGGGTCGCCTGCGCACCCGAACAGCTCGACATCGCCGTCAACTCCGCGGTCGAGCACGCGCTCGCAGCGACCGGCACCGTCCTTGCGGAGTCATCGACCTCACCGGCGTTCCAGCCCGGCTACCCGCGGCCGACGCACCGGCTGACCGCGAACTCACACTAG
- a CDS encoding helix-turn-helix domain-containing GNAT family N-acetyltransferase, translated as MTTTLPVTPPLLPEAEAARYAEWFACLAEPTRVKILHVVATANRELTIGGLTEIMEISQGNVSHHVRKLADVGFLHMRKRGTATVVTVNESCCAGLPHAADAVMGLLAPRPCCPEDVPDDVAVRPLRRGDWAAVRRIYAEGIATGIAAFETAVPSRDELDAKWLPGHRWVAEIDGEVVGWAAAAPVSTRECYSGVAETSIYVGEGHRGRGVGKALIRTQVTEADAAGLWTLQTSIFNENRASIALHRAAGYRTLGVRERIAQRDGVWHDTVFLERRSSTN; from the coding sequence ATGACGACGACCCTGCCGGTCACGCCGCCGCTGCTGCCCGAAGCCGAGGCCGCCAGGTACGCCGAGTGGTTCGCCTGCCTGGCCGAACCGACCAGGGTCAAGATCCTGCACGTCGTGGCGACCGCGAATCGCGAGCTCACCATCGGCGGGCTGACCGAGATCATGGAGATCAGCCAGGGCAACGTGTCCCACCACGTCCGCAAGCTCGCCGACGTCGGGTTCCTGCACATGCGCAAGCGCGGCACCGCGACGGTCGTCACGGTCAACGAGTCCTGCTGCGCCGGCCTGCCGCACGCGGCCGACGCGGTCATGGGCCTGCTCGCTCCCCGCCCCTGCTGCCCCGAGGACGTCCCGGACGACGTCGCCGTGCGCCCTCTTCGCCGAGGCGACTGGGCTGCGGTCCGGCGCATCTACGCCGAAGGCATCGCGACCGGTATCGCCGCGTTCGAAACCGCGGTGCCCAGCCGTGACGAACTGGATGCGAAGTGGCTGCCCGGGCACCGCTGGGTCGCCGAGATCGACGGCGAGGTCGTCGGCTGGGCCGCTGCAGCGCCGGTGTCCACCCGGGAGTGCTACTCCGGGGTCGCCGAAACCTCGATCTACGTCGGCGAAGGCCATCGTGGCCGCGGCGTCGGCAAGGCGCTGATCCGCACGCAGGTCACCGAAGCCGATGCCGCCGGGCTCTGGACGCTGCAGACGTCAATCTTCAACGAGAACCGCGCCTCGATCGCGCTGCACCGCGCGGCCGGCTACCGCACCCTCGGCGTCCGCGAACGCATCGCCCAACGCGACGGCGTCTGGCACGACACCGTGTTCCTCGAACGCCGCAGCTCCACGAACTGA
- a CDS encoding FAD-dependent oxidoreductase, whose amino-acid sequence MDELPVAVVGAGPVGLAAAAELLERGLEPLVLERGDQAGSAVAAWNHVRLFSPWSELVDPAAARLLEPTGWARPSGGVHPTGGEWARRYLQPLAEALGERVRFGAEVVGVARRGRDRIVDSGRDGEPFSVHVRSAEGEERVLARAVVDASGTWTTPNPLGGEGLPAIGERAAADRISYRVPDLAAERVRYTGKHVVVAGSGHSALTALAALARLGGGTRISWVLRRGGIGNTFGGGEAGQLPARGALGLRAKEAVDAGLITVVTGFRTEAVERTGGSIALISADGRRLEDVAEVIALTGFRPELSWLSEIRLELDPTLQAPVALAPLVDPNVHSCGTVYPHGAKELSHPERNFYLAGMKSYGRAPTFLAQTGYEQVRSIAAELAGDHEAAARVELIMAETGVCGGAGLFDEPELLTLSAPPAASN is encoded by the coding sequence ATGGACGAGTTGCCTGTTGCCGTCGTCGGCGCCGGCCCGGTAGGGCTCGCCGCGGCCGCTGAGCTGCTGGAACGCGGCCTCGAACCGCTCGTGCTCGAACGAGGTGACCAGGCCGGGTCCGCCGTGGCGGCGTGGAACCACGTCCGCCTGTTCTCGCCCTGGTCGGAGCTGGTCGACCCGGCGGCCGCGCGGCTGCTGGAGCCAACCGGCTGGGCCCGGCCGAGTGGAGGCGTCCACCCGACGGGCGGCGAGTGGGCGCGGCGCTACCTCCAGCCGCTGGCTGAGGCACTCGGCGAGCGCGTGCGGTTCGGCGCCGAAGTGGTGGGGGTGGCCCGGCGCGGCCGGGACCGGATCGTCGACAGCGGCCGCGACGGCGAGCCGTTCTCCGTGCACGTCCGCTCCGCCGAGGGCGAGGAGCGGGTCCTGGCCCGCGCGGTGGTCGACGCGTCGGGGACGTGGACGACCCCGAACCCGCTCGGCGGCGAGGGCCTGCCCGCGATCGGAGAGCGGGCCGCGGCCGACCGGATCTCGTACCGGGTTCCTGACCTCGCGGCCGAACGAGTCCGGTACACGGGCAAGCACGTGGTCGTGGCGGGCAGCGGGCATTCCGCGCTGACGGCGCTGGCCGCGCTGGCCAGGCTCGGCGGTGGCACGCGGATCAGCTGGGTGCTGCGCCGAGGCGGGATCGGCAACACCTTCGGCGGCGGCGAGGCCGGCCAACTGCCCGCCCGCGGTGCTCTTGGCTTGCGCGCGAAGGAAGCGGTGGACGCGGGGCTGATCACGGTGGTGACCGGGTTCCGCACCGAAGCGGTCGAGCGCACCGGCGGATCGATCGCGCTGATCTCGGCGGACGGCCGACGGCTCGAAGACGTGGCCGAGGTGATCGCCCTGACCGGGTTCCGGCCCGAGCTGTCGTGGCTGTCGGAGATCCGCCTCGAACTGGACCCCACGCTGCAGGCGCCGGTCGCGCTGGCGCCGCTGGTCGACCCGAACGTCCACTCCTGCGGCACCGTCTACCCGCACGGCGCGAAGGAGCTGTCCCACCCGGAGCGGAACTTCTACCTCGCCGGGATGAAGAGCTACGGCCGCGCGCCGACGTTCCTGGCCCAGACCGGCTACGAGCAGGTCCGCAGCATCGCCGCCGAGCTGGCCGGTGACCACGAGGCCGCCGCGCGGGTCGAGCTGATCATGGCCGAAACGGGTGTCTGCGGCGGCGCCGGCCTGTTCGACGAGCCCGAGCTGCTGACGCTGTCGGCGCCGCCGGCCGCGTCGAACTGA
- a CDS encoding ArsR/SmtB family transcription factor, with protein MAKRRASCDDAELKPGEKLPPVEPEVPRPPRIAEPMDSARSATLAAGFKALADPVRLRLLSLVASHLDGEACVCDLVGAFDLTQPTISHHLKILRDAGLVESTRRGTWVYYRLVPEAVTALTGVIGIPLPAR; from the coding sequence ATGGCGAAGCGTAGGGCGAGCTGCGACGACGCCGAGCTGAAGCCGGGCGAAAAGCTGCCGCCCGTGGAGCCGGAGGTGCCCCGCCCGCCCCGGATCGCGGAGCCGATGGACAGCGCTCGCAGCGCCACGCTTGCCGCGGGCTTCAAGGCGTTGGCCGACCCGGTGCGCCTCCGGCTGCTCTCCCTGGTCGCCTCGCATCTCGACGGAGAGGCGTGCGTCTGCGACCTCGTCGGCGCGTTCGACCTGACCCAGCCGACCATCAGCCACCACCTCAAGATCCTGCGCGACGCCGGACTCGTCGAGTCGACCCGCCGCGGGACGTGGGTGTACTACCGCCTCGTGCCCGAAGCCGTGACGGCACTGACCGGCGTCATCGGTATTCCACTGCCGGCCCGCTGA